A portion of the Osmerus mordax isolate fOsmMor3 chromosome 22, fOsmMor3.pri, whole genome shotgun sequence genome contains these proteins:
- the LOC136966288 gene encoding myosin heavy chain, fast skeletal muscle-like encodes MSTDAEMAQYGKAAIYLRKPERERLEAQAAPFDAKNACYVPDAKDLYLKGMVVKRDGGKCDVKVLITEEVKTFKEEDISPMNPPKFDKIEDMAMMTYLNEASVLYNLKERYAAWMIYTYSGLFCATVNPYKWLPVYDMEVVNAYRGKKRMEAPPHIFSVSDNAFQFMLTDKENQSVLITGESGAGKTVNTKRVIQYFATIAVSGGEKKKEAVPGKMQGSLEDQIIAANPLLESYGNAKTVRNDNSSRFGKFIRIHFHMNGKLASADIETYLLEKSRVSFQLPDERGYHIFYQMMTNHKPELVEMSLITTNPYDYPMISQGQITVASIDDTVELDATDDAIDILGFTAEEKMSIYKFTGAVMHHGNMHFKQKQREEQAEPDGTDVADKIGYLLGLNSADMLKALCYPRVKVGNEFVTKGQTVPQVNNSVSALAKSIYERMFLWMVIRINQMLDTKQPRNYYIGVLDIAGFEIFDYNSMEQLCINFTNEKLQQFFNHTMFVLEQEEYKKEGIVWAFIDFGMDLAACIELIEKPMGIFSILEEECMFPKASDTSFKNKLYDQHLGKNKAFEKPKPAKGKAEAHFSLVHYAGTVDYNITGWLDKNKDPLNESVLQLYGKSSAKLLATLYVAAPAEDTSKKGGKKKGGSMQTVSSQFRENLGKLMTNLRSTHPHFVRCLIPNESKTPGLMENHLVIHQLRCNGVLEGIRICTKGFPSRIIYADFKQRYKVLNAGVIPEGQFMDNKKASEKLLGSIDVNHDEYKFGHTKVFFKAGLLGVLEEMRDEKLAHLVTMTQALARGYLMRKEFTKMMERRESVFTIQYNIRSFMNVKHWPWMKVYYKIKPLLQSAETEKELANMKEDYGKCKAALEKSEARKKELEEKMVSLLQEKNDLSLQVASESENLNDAEERCEGLIKSKIQLEAKLKETTERLEDEEEMNAELTAKKRKLEDECSELKKDIDDLELTLAKVEKEKHATENKVKNLTEEMASQDESVAKLTKEKKALQEAHQQTLDDLQAEEDKVNTLTKAKTKLEQQVDDLEGSLEQEKKLRMDLERGKRKLEGDLKLAQESIMDLENDKQQSDEKIKKKDFETSQLLSKIEDEQSLGAQLQKKIKELQARIEELEEEIEAERAARAKVEKQRADLSRELEEISERLEEAGGATAAQIEMNKKREAEFQKLRRDLEESTLQHEATASALRKKQADSVAELGEQIDNLQRVKQKLEKEKSEFKMEIDDLSSNMEAVAKAKGNLEKMCRTLEDQLSEIKTKNDENVRQINDIGGQRARLLTENGEFARQMEEKEALVSQLTRGKQAYTQQIEELKRHVEEEVKAKNALAHGVQSARHDCDLLREQFEEEQEAKAELQRGMSKANSEVAQWRTKYETDAIQRTEELEEAKKKLAQRLQEAEETIEATNSKCASLEKTKQRLQGEVEDLMIDVERANALAANLDKKQRNFDKVLAEWKQKFEEGQAELEGAQKEARSLSTELFKMKNSYEEALDQLETLKRENKNLQQEISDLTEQIGETGKSIHELEKAKKTVETEKSEIQTALEEAEGTLEHEESKILRVQLELNQIKGEVDRKLAEKDEEMEQIKRNSQRVADSMQSTLDSEVRSRNDALRIKKKMEGDLNEMEIQLSHANRQAAESQKQLRNVQAQLKDAQLHLDDAVRASEDMKEQAAMVERRNGLMVAEIEELRAGLEQTERGRKVAEQELVDASERVGLLHSQNTSLLNTKKKLEADLVQVQGEVDDIVQEARNAEDKAKKAITDAAMMAEELKKEQDTSSHLERMKKNLEVTVKDLQHRLDEAENLAMKGGKKQLQKLESRVRELETEVEAEQRRGVDAVKGVRKYERRVKELTYQTEEDKKNVTRLQDLVDKLQLKVKAYKRQAEEAEEQANSHMSKFRKVQHELEEAEERADIAESQVNKLRTKSRDSGKAKEAE; translated from the exons ATGAGTACGGACGCGGAGATGGCCCAATATGGCAAGGCCGCCATTTACCTCCGTAAgcctgagagggagaggcttGAGGCCCAGGCTGCACCCTTTGATGCTAAGAATGCCTGCTACGTGCCTGATGCCAAGGATTTGTACCTTAAGGGTATGGTTGTTAAGAGAGATGGTGGAAAATGTGATGTGAAAGTCCTTATCACTGAGGAG GTAAAAACCTTCAAAGAAGAAGACATCTCACCCATGAACCCTCCCAAGTTTGACAAGATTGAAGACATGGCCATGATGACCTACCTCAATGAAGCCTCTGTCCTGTATAACCTCAAAGAGCGTTATGCAGCATGGATGATCTAC ACCTACTCTGGGCTCTTCTGTGCCACGGTGAACCCCTACAAGTGGCTCCCTGTGTATGACATGGAAGTGGTCAACGCCTACAGAGGGAAGAAGCGTATGGAGGCTCCACCCCACATCTTCTCCGTCTCTGACAACGCCTTTCAGTTCATGTTGACTG ATAAGGAGAACCAGTCTGTCCTTATCAC TGGAGAATCTGGTGCTGGAAAGACTGTCAACACCAAGCGTGTCATCCAGTACTTTGCCACCATTGCTGTTTCTGGAggtgagaagaagaaggaagcaGTTCCCGGCAAAATGCAG GGTTCCCTTGAGGATCAGATCATTGCAGCTAACCCTCTACTGGAGTCCTATGGTAATGCCAAGACAGTGAGGAATGACAACTCATCTCGCTTT GGTAAATTCATTAGGATCCACTTCCACATGAACGGAAAACTGGCTAGTGCTGACATTGAGACCT acctgctggagaagtcTAGAGTGAGCTTCCAGCTGCCTGATGAGAGAGGCTACCACATCTTCTACCAGATGATGACCAACCACAAACCCGAGCTTGTTG AAATGTCGCTTATCACCACCAACCCCTACGACTACCCCATGATCAGCCAGGGTCAGATCACTGTGGCCAGTATCGATGACACAGTTGAGCTTGATGCCACCGAT GATGCTATTGACATCTTGGGCTTCACCGCTGAAGAGAAGATGAGCATCTACAAGTTTACCGGTGCTGTCATGCACCACGGCAACATGCACTTCAAGCAGAAGCAGCGTGAGGAGCAGGCTGAGCCAGATGGCACGGATG TGGCTGATAAAATCGGTTACCTTCTGGGTCTGAACTCAGCTGACATGCTGAAAGCCCTGTGCTATCCCAGAGTGAAGGTCGGCAATGAGTTTGTGACCAAGGGTCAGACAGTGCCTCAG GTGAACAACTCAGTGAGTGCTCTGGCCAAGTCCATCTATGAGAGGATGTTCTTGTGGATGGTCATCCGCATCAACCAGATGTTGGACACCAAACAGCCAAGGAACTACTACATCGGTGTGCTTGACATTGCTGGTTTTGAGATCTTTGAC TACAACAGCatggagcagctgtgcatcAACTTCACCAATGAGAAACTGCAACAGTTCTTCAACCACACCATGTTCGTCCTGGAGCAAGAGGAGTACAAGAAAGAGGGCATTGTCTGGGCTTTCATTGACTTTGGCATGGACTTGGCTGCCTGCATTGAGCTCATTGAGAAG CCAATGGGTATCTTCTCCATCCTTGAAGAGGAGTGCATGTTCCCCAAGGCTTCAGACACTTCCTTCAAGAACAAGCTGTATGACCAGCATCTTGGAAAGAACAAGGCATTTGAGAAGCCTAAACCAGCCAAGGGCAAGGCCGAGGCCCACTTCTCCCTGGTCCACTATGCTGGTACAGTGGACTACAAtatcactggctggctggacaaGAACAAGGATCCCCTGAACGAGTCTGTGCTTCAGCTGTATGGAAAGTCCTCAGCCAAACTGTTGGCCACACTCTACGTTGCTGCTCCAGCTGAGG ATACCTCAAAGAAAGGAGGCAAGAAGAAGGGAGGTTCCATGCAGACTGTGTCCTCTCAGTTCAGA GAGAACTTGGGCAAACTGATGACCAACTTGAGGAGCACCCACCCTCATTTCGTGCGTTGTCTGATCCCCAATGAGTCTAAGACTCCAG GTTTGATGGAGAACCACCTGGTTATCCACCAGTTGAGGTGTAACGGTGTGCTGGAGGGTATTAGGATTTGCACAAAGGGCTTCCCCAGCAGAATCATCTATGCTGACTTCAAGCAGAG ATACAAGGTATTGAATGCCGGTGTCATCCCCGAAGGCCAGTTCATGGACAACAAGAAGGCTTCTGAGAAGTTGCTTGGGTCCATTGATGTGAACCATGATGAGTACAAGTTTGGACACACCAAG GTGTTCTTCAAAGCTGGTCTGCTTGGTGTccttgaggagatgagagatgagaagctTGCTCATCTAGTAACCATGACACAGGCTCTTGCCCGTGGATACCTGATGAGGAAGGAGTTTACCAagatgatggagaggag AGAGTCTGTCTTCACCATCCAGTACAACATCCGCTCGTTCATGAATGTGAAACATTGGCCATGGATGAAGGTCTACTACAAGATCAAGCCTCTCCTGCAGAGtgctgagacagagaaggagctggCCAACATGAAAGAGGACTATGGGAAGTGCAAAGCTGCTCTTGAAAAGTCTGAGGCTCgcaagaaggagctggaggaaaagATGGTGTCCCTCCTGCAAGAGAAGAATGACTTGTCTCTCCAAGTTGCATCT GAATCAGAGAATCTGAATGATgctgaggagagatgtgagggtcTGATCAAGAGCAAGATCCAGCTGGAGGCCAAACTCAAAGAGACaactgagaggctggaggatgaagaggagatgaATGCTGAGCTGACTGccaagaagaggaagctggaggatgagTGCTCTGAACTGAAGAAGGACATCGATGATTTGGAGCTTACCCTGGccaaagtggagaaggagaagcatgCCACAGAGAACAAG GTTAAAAACCTGACTGAGGAGATGGCATCTCAAGATGAAAGTGTTGCCAAACTGACCAAGGAGAAGAAAGCCCTGCAAGAGGCCCACCAGCAGACATTGGATGACCTGCAGGCAGAAGAGGACAAAGTCAACACTCTGACCAAGGCCAAGACCAAGCTGGAACAACAAGTTGATGAT CTTGAAGGTTCTCTGGAGCAAGAGAAGAAGCTCCGTATggacctggagagaggcaagagaaagctggagggagacctgaaacTGGCCCAGGAGTCCATCATGGACCTGGAGAATGACAAGCAGCAGTCCGATGAAAAGATCAAGAA GAAGGACTTTGAGAccagccagctcctcagcaagaTTGAGGATGAGCAGTCTCTGGGTGCCCAGCTTCAGAAGAAGATCAAGGAGCTCCAG GCTCGTATTGAAGAGCTGGAAGAGGAGATTGAGGCTGAGCGTGCTGCCAGGGCCaaggtggagaagcagagggccGATCTGTCCAGGGAACTGGAGGAGATCagcgagaggctggaggaggccggAGGCGCCACAGCTGCTCAGATTGAGATGAACAAGAAGCGAGAGGCTGAGTTCCAGAAGCTGAGACGTGACCTGGAGGAGTCCACCCTGCAGCATGAGGCCACAGCCTCAGCCCTGAGGAAGaagcaggctgacagtgtggcagagctgggagagcagaTCGACAACCTGCAGCGCGTCAAGCagaagctggagaaagagaagagtgagTTCAAGATGGAGATTGATGACCTCTCCTCCAACATGGAAGCAGTTGCTAAGGCCAAG GGCAATCTGGAGAAGATGTGCCGTACCCTTGAGGACCAGCTCAGTGAGATCAAGACCAAGAATGATGAGAATGTTCGCCAGATCAACGACATCGGTGGACAGAGAGCCAGACTCCTCACTGagaatg GTGAGTTTGCTCgccagatggaggagaaggaggccctGGTGTCCCAGTTGACCAGGGGAAAGCAGGCCTACACCCAGCAGATTGAGGAGCTCAAGAGGCATGTTGAGGAGGAAGTCAAG GCTAAGAACGCACTGGCCCATGGTGTCCAATCTGCCCGCCACGACTGTGAcctgctgagggagcagtttgaggaggaacaggaggccaAGGCAGAGCTGCAGCGCGGCATGTCCAAGGCTAACTCTGAGGTGGCTCAGTGGAGAACCAAGTACGAGACTGATGCCatccagaggacagaggagctggaggaggccaa GAAGAAGCTGGCTCAGCGTCTTCAGGAAGCTGAGGAGACCATTGAGGCCACCAACTCCAAGTGTGCCTCTCTGGAGAAGACCAagcagaggctgcagggagaggtggaggacctcATGATTGATGTTGAGAGAGCCAATGCCCTGGCTGCCAACCTGGATAAGAAGCAGAGGAACTTTGACAAG GTTCTTGCAGAGTGGAAGCAGAAGTTTGAGGAGGgccaggctgagctggagggagcTCAGAAGGAGGCTCGTTCTCTCAGCACAGAGCTCTTCAAGATGAAGAACTCCTACGAGGAGGCTCTTGACCAGCTGGAGActctgaagagagagaacaagaactTGCAAC AGGAGATCTCTGACCTGACCGAGCAGATCGGAGAGACTGGCAAGAGCATCCATGAGCTGGAGAAGGCCAAGAAGACAGTGGAGACAGAGAAGTCTGAGATCCAGACggctctggaggaggctgag GGAACTCTGGAGCATGAGGAATCCAAGATTCTTCGTGTGCAGCTGGAGCTGAACCAGATCAAGGGTGAGGTGGACAGGAAGCTGgcagagaaagatgaggagatggagcagatcAAGAGGAACAGCCAGAGAGTGGCTGACTCCATGCAGAGCACCCTGGACTCTGAGGTGCGCAGCAGGAACGACGCCCTGAGGAtcaagaagaagatggagggagacctgaatgAGATGGAGATCCAGCTGAGCCATGCTAACCGCCAGGCTGCTGAGTCCCAGAAGCAGCTGAGGAACGTTCAGGCGCAACTCAAG GATGCCCAGTTGCACCTGGATGATGCCGTCCGTGCCTCAGAGGACATGAAGGAACAGGCTGCCATGGTGGAACGCAGAAACGGCCTGATGGTGGCGGAGATTGAAGAGCTGAGAGCGGGtctggagcagacagagagaggccgcaAAGTGGCTgagcaggagctggtggacGCCAGCGAGAGAGTGGGACTGCTGCATTCCCAG AACACCAGCCTGTTGAACACCAAGAAGAAGCTTGAGGCTGACCTGGTCCaggtgcagggagaggtggacgaCATTGTCCAGGAGGCCAGGAATGCTGAGGACAAGGCCAAGAAGGCCATCACTGAT GCGGCCATGATGGCAGAGGAActgaagaaggagcaggacacCAGCTCTCACCttgagaggatgaagaagaacCTGGAGGTGACAGtcaaggacctgcagcaccgTCTGGATGAGGCAGAGAACCTGGCCATGAAGGGCGGCAAGAAGCAGCTCCAGAAACTGGAGTCCAGG GTGCGTGAGTTGGAGACTGAGGTGGAAgctgaacagaggagaggtgtaGATGCAGTCAAGGGAGTCCGCAAATATGAGCGCAGAGTGAAGGAGCTGACATACCAG ACTGAGGAGGATAAGAAGAATGTAACCAGACTTCAGGACCTGGTGGACAAACTGCAGCTTAAAGTGAAGGCTTACAAGAGACAGGCTGAGGAAGCG GAGGAACAGGCCAACTCTCACATGTCCAAGTTCAGGAAGGTTCAgcatgagctggaggaggctgaggagcgtGCCGACATCGCTGAATCTCAGGTCAACAAGCTCAGAACCAAGAGTCGTGACTCTGGAAAG GCAAAAGAAGCGGAATAG